The Mesoterricola silvestris sequence ATGGGATGAACGGGGATCCGCTCAACCCGGAACACCCCCTTCATCACGGTTTCAAGGAACCTAAGGTCTGCCGACCCACCCTAGAATCGAAGAACCCGACGAGGAGTCCCATGGAGACCAAGAACCTGCTCACCTTCAGGACCGCGGCCCAGTCCCTCAGCTTCACCCGCACCGCCACAACCCTGGGCTACGCCCAGTCCAGCGTCACGGCGCAGATGAAGGCCCTGGAGGAGACCCTGGGCTACGCGCTCTTCAACCGGGTGGGCAACCACCTCCAGCTCACGGAGCCGGGGCGGCGCTTCCTGGTCTATGCGGAGCGCATCCTGGCCCTCACGGACGAGGCCCTGTCCTCCAGCCTGGAAACCGGGGACGTGGGCGTGGTGCGCTTCACGGCCACGGAGACCATCGGCACCTATTTGCTGCCGCCGGTGCTCAAGGCCTTCACGGCCGCCTATCCCAAGATCCGGCTGCAGTTCCTCCCGGGCTTCTCCCGGGATTTCAAGCGCCAGGTGCTGGAGGGCGCGGTGGACTTCGCCTTCATCCTGGAGGAGTCCTTTCCCTCCAAGACCCTGGCCGTGGAAAAGCTGCGGGACGAGGAGATCCTGGTGCTGGGCTGCGCCGGCCACCGCCTGGCCCGGAGCCCCTCCGTGTCGACCGGGGACCTGGTGCGGGAGCCGGCCCTGCTCAAGACCAACGGCTGCAGCTACCGCGACCAGTTCGAGCGCCAGCTCATCGCGGCCGGGGCGCGCCCCGGCAACGGCATGGAATTCCAGCACGTGGAGACCATCAAGCGCTGCGTGGAGGTGGGCCTGGGCATCGCCCCCCTGCCCCGCATGGCCGTGGAGGACGAACTGGAGGCGGGCCGCCTGGTCCCCCTGAACTGGGACGGTCCCCGCCTGCAGGTGGCCACCTACCTGGTGTGGAATCCCCAGCGCCACCTGGACGCCGCGGGACATGCCTTCCTGGAGCACGTGCGGGCGGCTAGCAGAGGTCCGGAAAAGGCATCCCGGTGAGGGTGCTGGAGGGCCACCAGGGCCGCGCCAGGTTGTTCATGCAGGTCTGCACCTCCCGGCGGTAGCCCTCGGAGGTGCCCAGGAAGCGCACTTCGGCTTCCACGAAGCCGGCCCGGTCCGCCGGGTGGGCTTCCAGCACCTGGGCCTG is a genomic window containing:
- a CDS encoding LysR family transcriptional regulator produces the protein METKNLLTFRTAAQSLSFTRTATTLGYAQSSVTAQMKALEETLGYALFNRVGNHLQLTEPGRRFLVYAERILALTDEALSSSLETGDVGVVRFTATETIGTYLLPPVLKAFTAAYPKIRLQFLPGFSRDFKRQVLEGAVDFAFILEESFPSKTLAVEKLRDEEILVLGCAGHRLARSPSVSTGDLVREPALLKTNGCSYRDQFERQLIAAGARPGNGMEFQHVETIKRCVEVGLGIAPLPRMAVEDELEAGRLVPLNWDGPRLQVATYLVWNPQRHLDAAGHAFLEHVRAASRGPEKASR